CAAACAATCCTTTTCTTGTTGCAGCTCTGAAGAAATTACATTCAACCAAATAAAACATGCACCTGCACAAGAAACTTAATTATTAGAAACCCCTATTTATAAGCTTCCTTAGTCTTTACCATTGTATATATTGTCTGCAACAATCATGGATATCAAAACCATTGACAAGTCATGTTCTGACAAAACCATGAAAggtgtctcttttcttttcccaTATTTCACATATATTGATACTTCTATTCTGTTCTCAAAATTTGACTAAGTTTTTTTGGCTATATATCTCTAAGGAAGAAAAGCCCCACCAAGTCATTACACGTTTAAAATCAACTCCTTCTCATGGCTGTCCAATGCTTCGGTTAAAAAGTGCACCTCGGAAGAATTTGAAGCAGGAGGTTATAAATGGTACAATGCATGTTCTTTTTCAGAATAATCCCTTTCAAACAGATAATGCACCATTTTTACAAATTCTGTATATTTTCATACTTTCTGTACAAACTTGATGCTCAAATGAACGTGCATGCAGGAGCCTGTCAATTTACCCAGATGGGAACGAAAAAGAGGGTGGTAAAGATCATGTTTCTATTGATCTGGTGCTCGTAGACACAAGCTCGTTGCCTCTTGATTGGGAGATCAATGCCATTGTAAACTTTTCTGCATATAATTTTATCGACGATGAATACCATATAACTCAAGGTACAGTTGGAGCTGAGTATATTTCAATCTTTAATTTGTTTGGTGAAGTCTTTTAACATTTGAACTTAACAAGATGTTAACAAATTGAAACTCATGCAGAAACAGATGTAAGGCGTTTCCATGTGCTGAAAACTGGGTGGGGTGTCGCAAAATTCATTGACAGAAGCACGTTTTACGACTCTTCAAACGGATATCTGATGGACGATACATGCGTGTTTGGAGTCGAGGTTTTCATTGTCAAGAGCACCAACAGAGGCGATTGTTTATCAATGTTTCGAGTACCTGTCCGCTGTTCTTATACTTGGAAATTTAGTGACTTTTCAAAATCAACATTAGACAAGTACGAGTCTGCAACATTTGTCGGAGGAAACTACAAATGGTACTACACAAAAATATGCTATCAACTTTCTCGACATGCAGTATATGTAACTTGAGACCAAATGTGTGTGTTGTTTTTggcaaattttgtttttcttttttcttttatcctaGGAAGCTGCGCTTATACCCAAATGGAATGGGGGAGGGAAAGGGCAACAGTGTATCATTATTTTTAGTGTTGGATGTCTCAACTCTACCGGCCAACACTAAACTCGTTGTGGAGAACATCGTCCGTGCTAAGAACCAGAAAATTGATGAcagtcatcatcttcaatccaaAGGCGAGGCTATATAAACATGATCGACAAATAAGtgatttatatttgtttatgcaAATTCAGATAAAGCCCAATATTCCTCTAACTTGGTCTTGGTTTTTCTTGCAGCTTGTCGTAAGTTCTCGAACTCCAGTTCAGGGTGGGGTTCCAGACAACTCCTGGCCTTAGCTAAACTTCAAGATCCAAATTCTGGATTTTTGGTGGACGATACTTGCATCTTTGAAGCTGAATTGACGATTCTTGGCGAAATGGTGCCCCGAACTGATTGATTCATGAGTCTAAAACAAATTCCAGAACCCCTCTGGTTCATGGCAATAGAACATCTAATAAGATAGAAAAACTGAACTCAGCAATGAATTGTTTATTCAACCATTCTCAACGAATGTTCTGTGGATCCACAAagtacattatatttttttatattctgtGTTATTTAAATGAGTGCAGCTAGCTAAAAGCTTTTAAAGGATATCGATTAAATCACACATTTATATTCATTcgacgtgtatatatatatatatatatatatatatatatatatatatatatatatatatatatatatatatatatatatatatatatatatattataaaaataaaatatttataaaaaatatatatatgtatgtgtgtgtgagagagaaagaagtgTGTATGTGATAGAGTAATTAGAATTGATAGATGATTTAAAATAACGAgacatattatttaaatattaaaataatttaataatataaatagaatttgttaaacatgtttcattattaaaaatatttattattttaataaacttatttttctatacttcttctcttctctctgaGATTTTTAACCTCtcagatatttttttaataataaggaGATACAtaggtgatcattgcaatgaaTTTTTCCCCTTCATTCGACCAGTTTTTCGTATAGAGTAaatcaatttctattttttactttcattttgagACACTTGCAAATAGATCGAATGCATGTGTCACTCAATCCATTTTTCTAGTTCTTTGTCGATTAGTGGTCTTAAGAACTTACCATAATCATGATGCTATGGTCTGTCGGTACAGATAGAGTGGTATGAGCTGAGGCAGGAGTAGTTACTTTTAGAGTTGTATAAGTTTTCCTACCCAGAAAAGGAAActaactattatattttattttgatatagttATTTTCTTTAAGTTCGTATTTATAGTTCAAATGTATGGAATTTGATGTTAATTTGATGAGACGTTGATAACATGTATTGGTTCTAGTAAATGGATTATTTATATATGCAAATTTAGTAATTAAATGATGATATGCTTGTTGATTGATGTTTGTCGTTGATCAATGTTGGTATGAAtgattttgtttggtttataCTTGTTTGAGTCACTTGAGGATGTTGTTGTGTGGTATAATTTAGTGGAAAGATGATGTTGTTTTAAGATTAGTGAATAGGTAAGGCTTGTTGTGGTTGGTTTTGGATTAAAGAGGAGATTTTGATTGGCAAAATTTGAAACAATGCTTGAATGggaaaatttgaagtttaagGTTTGTTCTTGGGCAATTTAAAACTTGTGTAGCTTTTAGTTTACCTAAATTTGGGGTGTGTAAAATCTTAAATATGAGTTTTCgagtttttggtttttggcAATAGGTTGGTATAGGAATCAGTCTTAGTCAATAAATATCGGGTTTTGACAGGTGAAATCGGGAGGAATGATCTTATTAGCAAAGTTGTTGTTTGGCGTTTATTTGGAGGTCATTCATGATTTAGTTGGCAACTTAGAGTATTAGGAACCTGGTTTATAGCAAGAGAAATGAAATACATGAGTTTTTAGTTATAGGTTGATTGGTTGAATCCTGATTcctgataaaataatcaaagtgGTATCTAATTTAAGTTATAAACctgtttttaaatcattttgaGTGTCTATGATGCCATTTTTATCATTTGGATAGGTATGAGGGCAATCAAAAGCTAATTTATAGGTTTTTACACTTCTGGTGTGGCATTCAGCGACAGTCAGCAGTGCCTGCGCGCCAGAAAGCCGAGAGCTTTGGCACTCGGCTACAATAGAGTGGCGCTCATGCGCCAATTTTGCGCAAAGAATGACGTTCAACGGTAAGGATGTGTTGCTCAACGTCAGGGTCTTTACATACTctttttttatgtgaaattattttgtttttgtgatttCTCTTATGGTTGGTTGGTACTTAAATCTTACTATAAATGATCTTgtgatatatattatgtatgaaAAGTTTGTGCTAATGGGATGCATGTTGTGAAAGGGGAATTTCATGGGAAATTTTTTAGGGTGGTTTAAAGTAGAGTGATGTATTGATGTAAggactcaattttataaattatcgTGACGCTCTAATAATCACTCCATCTCATATAGACAAGGGGattatgtggtgaggagtagtaggagatTTTGTCTATGGTATGGTATTATTTGTGCATAGGTGGTAGACGAATTAGTCTTGTTTAGTAGCGTGGGGTGAGATAACTGTTTCACCACTACAAGTACAAAAAACTTGTCATAGTCTAACATAGATCTGGATTGGTCGAATCTAGAAATCATTgtatattgaaatttaatttgacTTGGAAATGAGTTATATTGTTCATAATTGCatgaatatatttcttttatagtaTTAGCTTATCTTTCTTCTGTTgtgtttgatatatgttttgaaatgatcATAAGATGGATGCAAACAGAGAGACAAGAACTTTTTTGAAGTAGGCTTTGGACGCTAAGCGTGTGTTTGTTTCTATGGATTTTACTGTTGCCAGTGATTACCGAAGACGAATTTGTACATATACTCGTGTTCGCTTCTGCCGATTTGCAAGGATGGATTACAGTGGATTTGCGGGATACGTTTGTATATGGTCACTCGCATATATGCGACGATTTGCGCTGATTGTGAATAAAATTTCACTTTTGCCCTTAATACATTTGATAATACCAGCagagagaaaagggaaaaataaCATACGATTCTGAGATGGGTTAATCGATTCCAGATGTGGTTGCAGACGCTGTATCCGGTTACagttattagaaaaaaatttgaatcaatGTATTCGGTTACGGGGACTGCGTAATCGGTTACGCTACAAATGTATATGAATGGTGGGTGGTGTATTCGATTACTGGATGCTGTAATCGGTTACGCGTTTTCTGGTTAAGCGTGGTGAAGAGGCGAATTCGGTTACAGGCTGCGTTATTGTGCTCCACCAAGCTTGATCGTTCTTCCATGCTTCGTCCGGTGGGTGATTTGATATATAACATGGTTGGTGTTGAGTGTTGTGGTCAGAAGGTTGATGCACATCCAGAGGTCCATGAAGCACTGCATGAAGGAGGCGGAGAAGTGATCCGGACATGGCAGTGGAAGGAGTTCGCTGTATATCATCACCCCtaacattttcattttgttgCAGGTTTTGCGAAGCAAAACTGGGGGCTTGGTTAGCTGGTGAAGTTGTTGAAGACGACCTTCTCCTTCAAATACCTCTTACCCTCCCTTCAATTTTTGGAATCTCCTCGCCACTCTCTGGTTTTCTTTCCTCTTTGTCCTCGACTTTATCCTCAGGTGTTTCTGGGTTCGTGACCCTAGATCCTCGATCACCAGAGGCGCCGACGTTGAGCTCTGGCCCCGCAAAATTGCTACTGCTTCTTTCTCCCTTCAAGACATGAAGACCGTTAAGACTGCGGTTAATGCGGTAAATTTTCCTTTCcctgtctctctctctcttttcttcttttatttttattactatataCCAAATCAAATTATTCTTCCTCACCCTCCTCATTTTAGGCATTCAAAATTGACAACTCCTACTTTccataatttgaatttataaacggaaacaatattaaaaagtcATGCAATTTAGTTCACCTTTCTCCatacttcttttttatttctgcTTTACATTACTGGCatagtctattttttttttaacagtttCGTCGTTACCAGTTCCCCTCTCCGATGAATAAACTCATCAATTTATTTCAAACTGATCAATATTGTATGGTTATATATTATGTTGTGATTATGCTAGGTTTATAATGTTTGTTTAATTCTTTTGATTAGTTGAATATATTaatgtatatatgaattatgGTTATTCAATATATCAAtgcatgattttaattatactaTGTATATATGTTTAAGTAAATCTAGATGGAAGAATATATAGATTTATCATATTTGGAGAGTGAAGatatagatgatgatgtggttggTGTAGCAAATAAATTGATACCATTTCGTAGCAAATTATATTACAAGCAAAtactacattttaaaattaatttattttataacattataatttttttaatttttaaacattaattttataaattatttataatttttgtctctttataaacaattttacaattaaatataacattaataaataacattttatattacttttataactagaggcattttggtaatctttaatttctaccaattaaactaatttttaaaatctatcacatcaatcaaatcctatactaattctcattaactttacttccaaatccactcttaattacccacaaatccactcaaaaaaacaactaaaaaattactcTTAAATCCACtgaaatccattcaaatcatctccccaaATACACCCAAAAGAACAAAGCCTAAAAGAACATATGTTTTAGTTTGATtaatatagttaattttttttttgttatatagtTATGTTTTGgataattgtaattaaaattttatatattgttgtgTTAATTGATGTTGTTTATTAAGCATAATCATACAAATTCCTTcatattcctttttttttttaaacataactaGAAACTTCTAAATGTAGCAAAAAGAATATAGACATATTTTTATGGTGAACGATGAGCTCCATATTCTTTTGTGAAAAGGAAATCTTAAATGcctttatttttatgaaatgttgaatGCCTGtctacaattaaaatatttcatttttttattctataatgtaaatattaatatgttttcataaaaaaaatgctattttttaatatattctaaCTTTGACTTAATTATATCCATTTTTAGCAGCCTATaatgtattttcatttaataatgcacggacaataaataaatatctttaaatctTAATATATCATAATCACAATTCACTATATACTAAGTCTTcaataagataattattatttagattcaaccatttatgattaaaaatcaGTAAGCAAACGCAATACTTGTTTCTATCTCGTACTtgtataatcatatttttatactttattcttaacacgtaataaaaaaattaaagatacgTTCTATTCATTTTTGATCAAACATATATaagttaataattaataatacacatttttttctttcaatttagatctatatttcattttattaaaatatacgtATTTGTTGAACTTTTCTTTTCCATAGTGCCTGtatttccttatttatttattttttcttgatttcgctcaataaattaattattaatcattAGTACGGCAAATCCTTACCTATTCCAGAAAGGTACGGTTTTCCACATGGATACAATGCACACGCGTTTCACCATCACATCTTATTCTCTCTCATCCCACTTCAACTTCAATCAATCAGCTTACGCAGCACGCCAATACAGTACGCGCAATCTAAACCAGTTCCCTTATCAAAGTCAAAATCTCACCGTTCATCAGACCCCTTCTTCCTCAATCAACAGCCAAGATCCACTTAACAAAATTGCCCAAGTAGACTTCCCCACACGGAACACcctaaaaattgaaaataaccCGCGCGATTTTGAATTCCTCTGCCACTCCGTACTCCACtagcttatttttaatttatttattttccacaAATTTCActatcattttatataatataactgTGTTTTTTACTGAAGTAAGCTAAAACTGTGTGATTGATCGTGATCGTGGTGGTGGAAGACGAAGATGAAGGGGAAAAGCCACAAGATTGGAAAGAAGCAGAGTAGGAAGATGAAGGGCGCGTTGACTAACAGCACCACCAGGCACTTGCAGCTTCAGCTAGGTCAAgtctccctcattcctctcaaccaaCCATCTTCTACCACTTCTTCCGATGTTTCTTGCTTCCAGAACCTTCTGCATTCCGAACCTCCCAACACGTCTTCATCGCGCGTTCCGCTCACCGACGATTCCTTCGCCGACGACAGATACTGTATTCTCAGCCAGGACTTCTTCTGGTACTTATCTTATTATCCCTATCGAATTTTGCGATTTCGTTTCCTCTTTCGCTCACGCGGTTCCTTTTTTGTTCCTGGTAGCACTCCGGATTACATCACTCCGGACAATCAGCATACTTTGAATGGCTTTGATTGCGATATGGTAATGTATTTCAAATTGACGATGTCGTTGTTCTTGCCGTTGCGTTGAAAAGAAATTGGAGCTTATTAGGGTTTCTGTTTCGCAGGATACACCATGCCCCAAATCGCCTGAGAAGCTTAACACTACGAAGAGTAAGAGATGTCGACCAGGTAAGATCCGTCgcattttattgtgtttttttgaCAATCTATTACCGAGTTTTATGTTTTCGGCATTCGGATTTTTTACGAAGAGTCTGAGATTAGAAATCCATGTACTGTCTCATTTTCTCAGCCTAATCTTtcatatgtatgtatattagTCTTGACACGAATGACTTGCATGCCAAGCGAGTTGCAAAGGTTTCATTGTTTATTATacttttgtttcttgttttctcaTAGTCGGTTCAACCTCTCATTAAAAACATCTAATATGTATACTTTTCTTAGATGTTATGTCGGTTCAACCTCTCAGCCCCACCTTTTCTGGTGACCATCAGCCAGCTGTGGAACTGGGAAAGGATTCTGTTGACGACGAATTTGCTTTGGAGAAAACAATAGCAGCTGCTAAACCAAAGGGTCAGAATTACGTGTCCCAATCTGCAATTGCATTGCGTTTCCGGGTTATGCCTCCTCCTTGCTTTAGGAACCCATTTTTAAAAGATGTTACAGAAAAGGAGATTGATTCTTTTGGAAACCAAAGATTGAAATGTGCAGGTATGATTCTAGTTAGTTCCTTCGCTACTTCTTTTCAATTATCGTAGCCAAGCTTTTGCTACCTGCACGATATTATaccttttggtatttttgttttcacaaTTATTGTAAATTGCTAACTACACAATGGTGAAATTGAAGGCCTCTTCCCTGCAATCAGTGGTGGTGACGGGCTTTCACGCTATCGTGCTGACTTTCATGAAATTGAGGTAGTGTGTTTTTTGAAAGGAAAATGTTAACTTCTATGGATTGCTTGAATTGGTTTTAGCTTCTCTGGTTCGATAACTTAGGTATAACTTATCCTTTCATTTTCAGCAAATTGGTGGAGGGAACTTTAGTCATGTTTTCAAAGTATTAAAACGACTAGATGGATGTTTGTATGCTGTTAAACGGAGCATCAGACCGTTACGCCTTGAAACAGAAAGGTACAATCTTCGAACTATTGgatgttcttatttttttcacagGTCCGGTCGCTTACTATAATCGTCCTACATTGCAGGACAAAAGCTTTGATGGAAGTTCAAGCTTTGGCGGCCCTAGGTTTGTAACTCATAGTTCCACCTCTTGTTTTATTCTGCATAGTGGGTTGTGTCGAGTTTGctttctttatttcattaaccTTTTGGTTCTTCAGGTTTGCATCAGAACATCGTGGGCTACTATTCTTCATGGTTTGAAAATGAACAGCTGTACATTCAGATGGAGTTATGTGATCACAGCTTATCTATAAGAAAATGCCCAGAGGCATTTACAGAAGCACAAGTGTTAGATGCCTTATTTCAGGTGAACTTCTTTCGCGACCATTTTTAATGGGCCTTGCTGTTATGCTTCATTACACGGCATGTAGGAGTTATGAAAGCCGGATGTCTCGCACGAACTACCTTCTATTTACTATGATGAAAGTCCACTCACTGTCTCTCTTAGATTTTTATTCTGGTAGAGTCATACACAAGTTTCTCCCAATCCGTTGTGCTTATGCATATTTTTTATTCGATTTGTTATGACATTGCCAGGTTGCCAATGCTCTGCGATTTATTCACGAGAAGGGAATGGCTCATCTAGATGTGAAACCCAATAATATTTATGTGAAGAGTGGTGTTTATAAACTCGGTGATTTTGGATGTGCGACTCTTCTTGATAGTAGCCTCCCAATTGAAGAGGGTGACGCACGTTATATGCCCCAGGAAATTCTTAATGAAAATTATGATTATCTAGACAAGGTTGATATCTTCTCCTTGGGAGCTTCTATTTATGAACTAATCCGCAGATTGCCTTTGCCAGAATCAGGATGTCAATATTTTAACCTCAAGGAAGGCAAGTTTCCCCTCTTGCCTGGTCATTCCTTGCATCTTCAAAACTTGCTCAAGGTAATACattattttggtttaatgtcCGGTAAACTGTTAACAATTCACTCCTTCCAATGGTTTTGTCATCTTTCAACACGGTGAATTTCTTGCAAGAGTGATAGAAAATATAGTTTTTGGGTTGTGGTTTACTTTGGTCAAGAAACTAGGCATTCACACAcgtaaaatgaattttatttccATTATCATACATTTGCTTTACTACCAGTACTTCTATAATCTGGTGAAGTTTAAGTTCTACTCTAAAGCTTCAGTATTTATCGTTGCGTCATCCAGTTACTACTTCATTTAAATTTGGAAGATTGTTCATTTGCACGAAAATAATTGTGATAATATTTGTGTCCAATatctatgtattgtttgttcttttgatatttatctTCATTTCCAGTTTTCTTGTCCTAAATAACAttgtttaaatttgtaattttaacaTGCTTGTTTTGGTGATTTAGGTCATGATGGAC
This sequence is a window from Vigna angularis cultivar LongXiaoDou No.4 chromosome 2, ASM1680809v1, whole genome shotgun sequence. Protein-coding genes within it:
- the LOC108327094 gene encoding uncharacterized protein LOC108327094 isoform X1, producing MDIKTIDKSCSDKTMKGRKAPPSHYTFKINSFSWLSNASVKKCTSEEFEAGGYKWSLSIYPDGNEKEGGKDHVSIDLVLVDTSSLPLDWEINAIVNFSAYNFIDDEYHITQETDVRRFHVLKTGWGVAKFIDRSTFYDSSNGYLMDDTCVFGVEVFIVKSTNRGDCLSMFRVPVRCSYTWKFSDFSKSTLDKYESATFVGGNYKWKLRLYPNGMGEGKGNSVSLFLVLDVSTLPANTKLVVENIVRAKNQKIDDSHHLQSKACRKFSNSSSGWGSRQLLALAKLQDPNSGFLVDDTCIFEAELTILGEMVPRTD
- the LOC108327094 gene encoding uncharacterized protein LOC108327094 isoform X2, whose product is MDIKTIDKSCSDKTMKGRKAPPSHYTFKINSFSWLSNASVKKCTSEEFEAGGYKWSLSIYPDGNEKEGGKDHVSIDLVLVDTSSLPLDWEINAIVNFSAYNFIDDEYHITQDVRRFHVLKTGWGVAKFIDRSTFYDSSNGYLMDDTCVFGVEVFIVKSTNRGDCLSMFRVPVRCSYTWKFSDFSKSTLDKYESATFVGGNYKWKLRLYPNGMGEGKGNSVSLFLVLDVSTLPANTKLVVENIVRAKNQKIDDSHHLQSKACRKFSNSSSGWGSRQLLALAKLQDPNSGFLVDDTCIFEAELTILGEMVPRTD
- the LOC108346865 gene encoding wee1-like protein kinase, translated to MKGKSHKIGKKQSRKMKGALTNSTTRHLQLQLGQVSLIPLNQPSSTTSSDVSCFQNLLHSEPPNTSSSRVPLTDDSFADDRYCILSQDFFCTPDYITPDNQHTLNGFDCDMDTPCPKSPEKLNTTKSKRCRPDVMSVQPLSPTFSGDHQPAVELGKDSVDDEFALEKTIAAAKPKGQNYVSQSAIALRFRVMPPPCFRNPFLKDVTEKEIDSFGNQRLKCAGLFPAISGGDGLSRYRADFHEIEQIGGGNFSHVFKVLKRLDGCLYAVKRSIRPLRLETERTKALMEVQALAALGLHQNIVGYYSSWFENEQLYIQMELCDHSLSIRKCPEAFTEAQVLDALFQVANALRFIHEKGMAHLDVKPNNIYVKSGVYKLGDFGCATLLDSSLPIEEGDARYMPQEILNENYDYLDKVDIFSLGASIYELIRRLPLPESGCQYFNLKEGKFPLLPGHSLHLQNLLKVMMDPDPVKRPSARELVENPIFCKKIQRIA